Below is a genomic region from Miscanthus floridulus cultivar M001 chromosome 1, ASM1932011v1, whole genome shotgun sequence.
CGCGCGTCGGGGCGCCCAATGGCCGGCTGCCAGGTGGAGGCAAAGATCGCCCCGCCCAAATCCAACGCTATCTAGAGTCTGGACCAAACAGCTCAGGCATCACGGTCGTCGTTTGTTACTCCTATTTCTGGCCTCCTGTGAAAATGCAGTGACGATGAAGTTCTGAAATATCTGTCGTCCTTTGGCACACACGTAATTATCTTTTCGAGAATTGCACGAAAGCAGAAAAAAGATAAAAGGGACACTTCATTCACCTTGCACTTGCATCTAGCGGTGAAAACTGAAAGATGAAACTGATCGACTCAGAATGGAGTGGACTTGGAATCTGATATTCCGTGTGCGTCCATGGAACGGGATGTTGCTTTGTATCTCCTGCCCATACCATAGCCAGTCTCCAACTCTACTTAGGGCAGCTCCAGTCCTAACTTTAAACGAGTCTGACTACTGGCAAGGTTAAAATTATATGTAAGCATCAAGGGACCCCCGCCTAGAAGCTCTGCTTCGATTTTCAGTAAAATACATTGTGCAtttctatgttttttttttcatattttcaTTTGGGTTCATGAACTCTCAAAGCAATCAATCATATGAGTTCTTCGACTTTTGAAGTGGTTGTTCATTCTAAGTTTACTCTAGGTAAAATCATGGACTTGAATTCACATTTCAAATGAATCACTTAGAAATTGAAGAAGCTAGTTGATCACTTCGAGAGTTGACTTAGATAAGAATGTGTGAAAAAATATTAAGGACCCATTTTGTATTTCACTCTTCGATTTTCTACTGCCCACGGTTCGAGCACGAAACATGTGCCGTCTTTCCTCTCACCTCCTTGGTTTTGATGCCTGCAATGTGCTTTGTAAGAACATCCAGCTCAGACCATGGTTAGGTTCTCAAACATACTAGAGCCGCTCTAAGCTGAAGTGGAGTTTCATCGTCTCCCCTTACACTAACCCTAATGAGGAACTCCAATAGTGATATCAATATATGGTTATCAAAATCTCGTATTTTGGGTTTTCTAAGATTAAATCAGATTCTAGGATTTTTAATTGCATTATTTTCCATTTTTTtgagaaatatatttttatgttttgtcgatatttttaaaaatatttctaGTCAGATTTACCTCATGAGCTTTCAGCTTAGTCCAATTTGGCCACCTCTAACGTGGCGATGCATTAGCAAAATTACCATCAAAACCATTCAATGTGCAAAAataaacggttttaaaagttgagggatgtAAAAAAACTAGTTTTATAGTTTAGGAAGAAAAATTAGACGACCGCGATAACTGAGGGAGGTTAATAGTATTTTTTCCTAATAAACTTTGCGTTCAGACTTGAAATATTTAGGCCTGGCGTAAATATatttgatatatgtgtgtgttataGTAATTAATGAAGATACATGTGCTGCTAAGACAAATATAAATTACCCACGGGCACATGGGTAAGGGTAATATATGTTTCTATACCCGTACCCACTTACACGATGGGTAGATATTTTTACTCATTAGCGTATGGTGTACCCGCGCGTGAATAAATCTTTTTCCATACCCATCTCTTTCGCGGGTAAACCTATCAGATTTCAGGTACCCATTGTAATCCCTAGCACGAGGCCATATTAGAAGAGCGTGATGCACACCAAAGATCTATTGACACCCGTGCAGGTTAGTAGTAGGTGCTTAACTTAAGCAACTCAATAGGAGATCATTTATTGATCCAACATTATTTTCAACTTCAAAATACCCCCTTCATGGGAGAATCAATGCAGGCCGCTGCTCTTCTGTTTGGGCTCGGCCCGCTTCGCTCCATGGGCTCATTTTAGCAGCGGAGCCCTTTTCAGGCCTATCCAGTATCGACGCCCTTCTTCTAAAACCCTAACTCCTCTCTCCTTGACGCCGCCAAGCCACTGCGGCCGAAGTCGCCCCTCCCGAGCCCCGAccaactctcctctcctctcctctccaccTCAGGGCCGCCGGCTCCTTCCTTACTCCGCCTCGACAAGCGTCGGCGAGATGGTgaagagaagcaagaagagcaagagcaagCGCGTCACGCTGAAGCAGAAGCACAAGGTGCTGCGCAAGGTGAAAGAGCACCACCGCAAGAAGCGCAAGGAGGCCAAGAAGGAAGGCAAGGCTGGCCAGCGGAAGAAGGTCGAGAAGGACCCCGGGATCCCCAACGAGTGGCCCTTCAAGGAGCAGGAGCTCAAGGCGCTCGAGGCCCGGCGCGCGCTGGCGCTCCAGGAGCTCGAGCTCAAGAAGGAGGCGCGCAAGGAGAGGGTATGTCATGTCTGCCCTGCACCAACCTGACCTTCCCACCTGCTGTTATAGTTTTTCAGCCTTACAGCCGAATCCACCTTCATTCCGTTAAATTGCAAGCCTAATCCACCTTCCTGTCCCTTCAGTTTCCTTGTGAAACTAGAAAACCCGTGGCGCGGTGTTGCTATCTTTTTATTCTCTTCCTTCTCACGATGCTTTGGTGTCTTGAAGAGCATTACTTTTCTGCTGACTTTGGTTTAGATAGTATAAAACTGTATGCAAGCTAAGATCATGCAACATTAGGGTTATACTGACACCACACAAACACCATTCTACATGACTGCAACAGACAAGAAATTTTTGGCATGCAATCTACATGGAAGAAACATTGTGAGCAGTTATGTTCATCATGATTGAAATGGAAAGCTTTGCTTCACCAGATAGGATAACATTATTAACGTTAGTAGTATTATTTATGTTACGATGATGTCATTGCATAACAAAAGTAAAATTATGTTCACTGATGTTGTCGAATGATGATCTCAGATCTCGTCACAAGAGTAAAATCGGAGTACAAAACATATAATAGAATCTTGATTGCCAACCAAATGCTAGATGAACTGAAATTTGAGCACGAAAATCATAGCACAATCTAAAATAATTGCCATGGGACTACAATTTCACCCTGATTCTCTGGAAATAAGGATGTATGTGTACATTGCCTAGCGGGCGTCCAGAAAGGAGATAACATGGATGACACCGTTGCCACTCATTGTCACAGTTATACAGGGGGCATGTGTCCGGCCCGTCCATACCCGCTTGTGCTGTGATAACGCTTCTGCCAAGCATGGGCGTGCACGCCCATTCCCCTTTAGCCACAGGTCAACCTACTCATGCAAATCGCAAGTATCCTTGAGGACTTGAGGTGCTGAGAATGCAAATAACAAAGGACGAATCAAGAAAGAAAGTAGTTGATGGAGCAACTCACCCTGTGGATACGCTACCCGCCCGTGGTTTATCCTGCAGATTCATGTTATAGAGATTAACTCTTTCTTAGATTGTTCCCTATATTGGTAGTGTACATAGTTACCATTTGGTTGATGGCTTGCTATCGTTGGTATCTGCCATGATAGCTTTTGTCCCAACCCTTATTGCCCCTTATTACAATCGAAGGCTTGTTCGAACCAATATTGCTGTATGTATAATTGTGTTCTCTTGCGAAATTCTGGTCATTGATCCAGACAAGCTGGATGATCGTCCTTTATTTGGGTCTTTACACTTTACATTTTAGGCTCACTCTGTCAGGATCATGAACTTTCATATAGACTTGACCGAGCAATGATTAAATATTGTCACCCTTTGTTAGGTTATGTAGATGAAGTATGTGTTCCTTAAGGTCTATCTATGTTCTTCGTTTAGTTTTATAGATACATCTATATCATTTTCGTTGTGGTGGTTAAACAATGAGACACTTACCTTTTTCAGGCTCGGAAGAGGAAGCTAGGATTGCTTGAGGATGAGGACATTGCTAATTTGGCATCTGCAGCTTCCGCGCAGGGCAGTGAGTTTGCAGCAAAGGATGCAGCAAAGGAGAATGCTCCTTTAGCAGTGGCAAAGAGCAATGGTAAGTTTCTCATCTTTCACTTATGGTTTAAATTGGCCTACCGCATGCAGTTACATTATTGACTAAAGATGTTAAATGTGTCCCAGATCATTCAGAGAGGTCTTTCTACAAGGAGCTTGTTAAAGTAATTGAAGCTTCCGATGTGATTCTTGAGGTTCTTGATGCAAGGGATCCACTAGGCACCCGTTGCATTGACATGGAAAAGATGGTTAGGAAGGCTGATCCAAGTAAACGGATTGTACTACTTCTCAACAAGATAGGTATTATGCAATGTTTGTTATGTTTAAAGTTTGCTCTTATGGTGGTTATGCCATCCTACATCTCAACTTATGATTCTTGAATTCTAGATCTTGTTCccaaggaggcggtggagaagtgGCTTACATATCTAAGAGAAGAACTGCCAACAGTTGCATTTAAGTGCAATACCCAAGAGCAGAGGACCAAGCTGGGATGGAAATCTTCAAAACTTGATAAAACAAGTAACATCCCACAAAGTAGTGATTGTCTTGGTGCTGAGAATCTAATCAGATTGCTCAAGAATTATTCCAGAAGCCATGAGGTAAATGATCGTACCGTTTTCAGATGATGTTTATGCATATATAGTTTTGGTCATCTCTCATCTGTCTCACTAGTTGATTATTGTATGGACATTCTAAGTTAGAATGTTTTTATCCTTGTTCTACAACATCATGCATGCTTCATTACTTGACTATATTATAATAATTGAACCTTCAGCTTCTTTTCCTTGCTTATGTGCATATTTCCTTTTATCGAATATGATTAATAGAATCATAGTTGTTAAGGTGTCGCTATACCGATGCCATATCGTCGCCATATCGCCGTGGCGTTTTTCTGGCTTTCGCCACGGCGACGCCACGGCTTCGGCATGtatggcgtccgccatagcgccgtGGCGTCCCCGTGGCGCCAATTTGGCGTCCTGTGGCGCCTTTGTGCGCTGTGGCGGGCGCAATAGACggtgagggtgagggtgaggccGTGAGGGTACCTGTATAGGCCGAGTGGCCGATTGGAGCCCTCTGAGACCGAGCCCGAGACGCAACCGCAAGCAGCCCttcgagccgccgccgccgtcggccgccGGGATGGTCGCCCTCCGCCCGCCCCCGCCTGGAAATCCGTCCGCTTCACCCTCCGTCGGCCTCCCCCGCCCTCCGTTGGCCTCCCCCGCCCTCCGTCGGCCTCGCCCGAGCCCGAGCCGGCCGCCCCCGCCTGGATCCGGCCACGGGTCAAACGTCTTCATCTTCTCGGGTTCCGACAACGGCTCCGGCTGCTCGCGatctccttcctccctcctccggCTTCGCTTCCGGTGAGATGGGAGACGGATGGGGGCGAATGGGAATCTCCTTCGATCTCCTCTCGTggatgctcctgctcctgctcccccTCCCCCTCGTGGCGGCGGTGTGGTGACCTGGTAGGGTTAGGACTTGAACGGGCCGAGGTGAGTGGCAGACTGGCAGGCTCGATCCTGTGGCCTGCTGGGCCGGAAACAGACGCAATTTCTTTCCTGTTTCCATAACGGCCCGTTTGGATCCTTAAAACCGAAACGCAGCCTAGTCTAGAAatcagaagttcctcaacgtgaTAAGTGCTGAAGTGTTTGTTTTGTTTAATTAAACTCACCAGGAAGATGAAATGTACCTTTTAAGCTACATTTGTATTACCATTTGTCAATATAATTTCCTAATATCCTAGACTATAATGTATGTATTCGCCACGCCGatgtgtgtatggcgtcgccaCGCCGCGCGCCATAGACGCTGTAAAGGTGTGAAGGTGGTGGGTCGCCGCGCCTTGCCACGCCGCCGTAAAAACTATGAATAGAATCCTTTTATCTTTGAAGGGAGAACAGCTTCCTACACTTTATATATGAACCTAATGACTTCATGCACGTAGTTTTACTTTGTGTGCTGTATCTTATCATGCCAGTTTTATAAGTAGGCCTGTTTTTTCTGTCTTCGGTTATTACCTTATGCTTCAGTGTTACCTTTTTTTTTACTGCTCTTGTAGCCATATCTGTGTTCATATAGAGTTGCCTTTTTTGTTCTTCCTTTGTTAAGTTTTGTTATTGGTGACTTGCAGCTCAAACTGGCAATTACGGTGGGTATTGTTGGACTTCCTAATGTTGGCAAGAGCAGTCTGATTAACAGCCTGAAGAGGTCCCGAGTGGTTAATGTCGGTTCCACTCCAGGGGTTACTAGATCAATGCAAGAAGTTCAATTAGACAAGAAGGTGAAGTTGTTGGATTGCCCCGGTGTTGTTATGCTCAAATCTTCCAACAGTGGTGTGTCTGTAGCCCTTCGAAACTGCAAAAGAGTTGAGAAAATGGAAGATCCAGTCACTCCTGGTAAAAGCTTCTGTTAGCTCTGTTgaagtttttatttatttatttatttattctagctATAGCCTTCTTATTATTTTACTCTTTAGATACTGTACCATTTGACAATAATCTAGTATATAATGTGACCAGAAGTGCAATACTTGACatgttctatgcttctctctgttTTTGATGTTTGTAGTTAAGGAGATCCTAAGTATTTGCCCACATGAGAAGTTGTTATCTCTGTACAAGGTTCCAAACTTCAGTTCAGTTGATGATTTCCTTCAGAAAGTAGCAACTGTACGGGGCAAATTGAAAAAGGGTGGTGTAGTGGATGTTGAAGCTGCAGCAAGAATTGTGCTTCATGACTGGAATGAAGGTATGCCTGATAATTTTTGTCATGAACTTTGTAAATTCTTGTGACCAGTGACCTAATCCTCTCTTTTTTAGGTAAAATACCATATTTTACACTGCCACCTAAAAGAGATGCTGGGGAGGACTCAGATGCAGTAATTATAACAGAAGACGGGAAAGAATTTAATATTGATGAAATTTACAAAGCTGAGTCTTCATATATTGGTGGTTTGAAGTCCATTGAGGAGTTCCATCACATTGAGATTCCTCCTAATGCTCCACCAGGGATTGATGAAGAGATGCTAGAGGTAATAATCTTAAAGTTAGCATTTTTCTGTGAATTAAGTGGATTTAACATGGTAACCCCTGTAGATTTTATGCCATCTTGCTACCTCTTAGTTATCTGTTTTGTTCCTTGTGATGGCCAGATGCATTGCATTCATTGAAAGTAAATGTTTTTTGTGAGATTGTTTTCGCATGGTCACTGATTCGGTCTCAGCTCTATACGCTTATGTTAGGAGGTTTCATTCGAATCTATTGACCAACAGAATTTATTTAAGATAATCATCATGATAAAAGGGTAGTGCTTGCACTCTGTCTCTGGTGAAAACTCTTGTAGAAGTCAACCTTAGGTTTTATTTGAACTACATAATTCATATGTAAAAATTTCGTACCAATATGCTTTGCTGCAAGCAAAACATGAGTGCATTAGGAACATTGTGCTCGGCCTTG
It encodes:
- the LOC136536736 gene encoding guanine nucleotide-binding protein-like NSN1; translated protein: MVKRSKKSKSKRVTLKQKHKVLRKVKEHHRKKRKEAKKEGKAGQRKKVEKDPGIPNEWPFKEQELKALEARRALALQELELKKEARKERARKRKLGLLEDEDIANLASAASAQGSEFAAKDAAKENAPLAVAKSNDHSERSFYKELVKVIEASDVILEVLDARDPLGTRCIDMEKMVRKADPSKRIVLLLNKIDLVPKEAVEKWLTYLREELPTVAFKCNTQEQRTKLGWKSSKLDKTSNIPQSSDCLGAENLIRLLKNYSRSHELKLAITVGIVGLPNVGKSSLINSLKRSRVVNVGSTPGVTRSMQEVQLDKKVKLLDCPGVVMLKSSNSGVSVALRNCKRVEKMEDPVTPVKEILSICPHEKLLSLYKVPNFSSVDDFLQKVATVRGKLKKGGVVDVEAAARIVLHDWNEGKIPYFTLPPKRDAGEDSDAVIITEDGKEFNIDEIYKAESSYIGGLKSIEEFHHIEIPPNAPPGIDEEMLEDGKKPSEPVQESREEQMSDVNDSEGSKAASASTQNDKLYTAEGILDPRKRKAEKKRRKANKFSVLNDMDADYDFKVDYQMEDASAADEYGESNGAHADE